A portion of the Pithys albifrons albifrons isolate INPA30051 chromosome 1, PitAlb_v1, whole genome shotgun sequence genome contains these proteins:
- the LOC139677609 gene encoding olfactory receptor 51E2-like: MPFSNGSEERPSFVLATVPGLEAAQGWLAAVLCGAYVLALTGNCAVLLAVRLERSLHAPMYLFLCMLAAIDLALSSCTVPRVLCFYWFGSREIGFGACLLQMFLIHALSAVESAVLLAMAVDRYVAICHPLRHAAVLTNAATAKIGLAAMARGVLFFLPLPLLLLPLPFCGSRALSHSFCLHQDVMNLACANTTPSMVYGLTAILLVMGLDAVLICLSYILILKAVLRLGAWRDRLKVFGTCVAHICVVLAFYVPLIGLSVVHRFGRDLAPLVHVTMGNIYILVPAVLNPIIYGVRTKQIQRRILSLLHVSDRPPQ; encoded by the coding sequence ATGCCCTTCTCCAACGGCTCTGAGGAGCGCCCGTCCTTCGTTCTGGCCACGGTGCCGGGGCTGGAGGCGGCGCAGGGCTGGCTGGCCGCGGTGCTGTGCGGTGCCTACGTGCTGGCGCTGACGGGCAACTGCGCGGTGCTGCTGGCGGTGCGTCTGGAGCGCAGCCTGCACGCGCCCATGTACCTGTTCCTCTGCATGCTGGCGGCCATCGACCTGGCGCTGTCCTCCTGCACCGTGCCGCGCGTCCTCTGCTTCTACTGGTTCGGCTCCAGGGAGATCGGCTTCGGCGCCTGCCTGCTGCAGATGTTCCTCATCCACGCGCTCTCGGCCGTCGAGTCCGCCGTGCTGCTGGCCATGGCCGTGGACCGCTACGTGGCCATCTGCCACCCGCTGCGCCACGCCGCCGTCCTCACCAACGCCGCCACTGCCAAGATCGGGCTGGCGGCCATGGCCAGGGGTGTGCTCTtcttcctgcccctgcccctgctgctgctgcccctgcccttctGCGGCTCCCGGGCGCTGTCCCACTCCTTCTGCCTGCACCAGGACGTGATGAACCTGGCCTGTGCCAACACCACGCCCAGCATGGTGTACGGCCTCACCGCCATCCTGCTGGTCATGGGGCTGGACGCCGTCCTCATCTGCCTCTCCTACATCCTCATCCTCAAGGCTGTGCTGCGTCTGGGCGCCTGGCGGGACAGGCTCAAGGTGTTCGGCACCTGCGTCGCCCACATCTGCGTGGTCCTGGCCTTCTACGTGCCCCTCATCGGGCTGTCCGTGGTGCACCGGTTTGGCAGGGACCTGGCGCCGCTGGTGCACGTCACCATGGGCAACATCTACATCCTGGTGCCTGCCGTGCTCAACCCCATCATCTACGGGGTGAGGACCaagcagatccagaggaggatcctGAGTCTGCTCCATGTGAGTGACAGACCCCCCCAGTGA
- the LOC139677617 gene encoding olfactory receptor 52R1-like isoform X2, translated as MSLNSTAFSHPPCFLLAGIPGLEEEQFWIAFPFCIMYGIALLGNLTLLLVIRAEPTLHEPMFLFVAMLAFTDLVISTSTLPKMLGIFWLDWREIGFASCLTQMFFIHTFATVESGVLVAMAVDRYVAICCPLWHSSILSGRVVGALGSLVLGRGVLLVAPTCLLLHRRHFCQPLILDSYCEHMALVKLVCGDTRVNVIYALFVTFVVGGMDLVLISVSYTLILREVSRLPSQEARTKTFSTCISHLCVLLAFYTPLLFTIFTFPFGQDIPQHVHILVANLYLLVPPTLNPIVYGVRTKKLWDRVVILFQHKGTCPLSVP; from the coding sequence ATGTCTCTCAACTCTACTGCCTTCTCCCATCCTCCCTGTTTCCTCCTTGCTGGCATCCCTGGGCTGGAAGAGGAGCAGTTCTGGATTGCCTTCCCGTTCTGCATCATGTATGGCATCGCCCTGCTGGGGAACCTCACCCTGCTgctggtcatcagggcagagccCACCCTGCACGAGCCCATGTTCCTCTTCGTGGCCATGCTGGCCTTCACTGACCTGGTCATATCGACCTCCACACTGCCCAAAATGCTTGGCATCTTCTGGCTGGACTGGCGGGAGATTGGCTTTGCCTCTTGCCTCACTCAGATGTTCTTCATCCACACCTTTGCCACGGTGGAGTCCGGGGTGCTCGTGGCCATGGCCGTGGAtcgctacgttgccatctgctgCCCGCTCTGGCACTCCAGCATCCTCTCGGGGCGCGTGGTGggggctctgggcagcctggtgctgggcaggggggtCCTGCTGGTGGCCCCCACGTGTCTCCTCCTGCACAGGAGGCACTTCTGCCAGCCCCTCATCCTCGACTCCTACTGCGAGCACATGGCCCTGGTGAAGCTGGTCTGTGGGGACACCAGGGTCAATGTCATCTATGCCCTCTTTGTGACTTTCGTGGTGGGAGGGATGGACCTGGTGCTGATCTCGGTGTCCTACACCCTGATCCTGCGGGAGGTGTCGAGGCTGCCGTCCCAGGAGGCCCGAACCAAAACCTTCAGCACCTGCATTTCCCATCTCTGTGTCCTCCTGGCCTTTTACACCCCTCTCCTCTTCACAATCTTCACCTTCCCCTTTGGGCAGGACATCCCCCAGCACGTCCACATCTTGGTGGCCAACCTCTACCTGCTGGTGCCACCCACACTGAACCCCATTGTTTATGGGGTCAGGACCAAGAAGCTCTGGGACAGGGTGGTCATTCTCTTCCAGCACAAGGGAACCTG
- the LOC139677603 gene encoding LOW QUALITY PROTEIN: olfactory receptor 51G2-like (The sequence of the model RefSeq protein was modified relative to this genomic sequence to represent the inferred CDS: deleted 2 bases in 1 codon), with the protein MEQDSQDTWRFNSSFHQPSAFLMLGIPGLEGLHPWISIPFCALYLTALLGNCTILFIIKKTQSLHEPMYYFLSMLAVTDVGLVLCTLPTTLGLLWFNLRAIAFDACLTQMYFIHILSFIESSVLLAMAFDRFIAISRPLRHPSILTKATVTKIGLAIVLRGTVSLLPIPFLLKRLTYCGKMELSHSFCFHPDIMNLACADIKVNVFYGMIILLSTVNGFIFIVLSYILIIKTVISLATKEECLKALNTCVSHICAVLVFFIPMIGLSMIHRFGKNVPPLVNTLVAYTYLIIPPALNPVIYSIKSSHIRGALLRALWRKGGADW; encoded by the exons atggagcaggactCACAGGACACGTGGAGGTTCAATAGCTCCTTCCATCAGCCTTCAGCTTTCCTCATGCTGGGCATCCCGGGCCTGGAGGGCCTTCACCCCTGGATCTCCATCCCTTTCTGTGCTCTCTACCTCACTGCTCTCTTGGGAAACTGCACGATCCTGTTCATCATCAAGAAGACCCAAAGTCTTCACGAGCCCATGTACTACTTCCTGTCCATGCTGGCGGTCACCGATGTGGGCCTGGTGCTGTGCACGCTGCCCACCacgctggggctgctctggttCAACCTGCGCGCCATTGCCTTCGATGCTTGTCTCACCCAGATGTATTTCATCCACATTCTGTCCTTCATCGAGTCTTCCGTGCTCCTGGCCATGGCCTTTGATCGCTTCATCGCCATCTCCCGGCCCCTGAGACACCCCTCCATCCTCACCAAGGCCACTGTCACAAAGATAGGCCTGGCCATCGTGCTCAGAGGGACggtctccctcctccccatccccttcctgcTCAAGAGACTGACCTACTGCGGGAAGATGGAGCTCTCCCACTCCTTCTGCTTCCACCCCGACATCATGAACTTGGCGTGTGCAGATATAAAGGTCAATGTATTCTATGGCATGATCATTCTCTTGTCCACGGTG AATGGCTTCATCTTCATTGTGCTGTCCTACATCCTCATCATCAAAACTGTCATCAGCCTTGCAACCAAGGAGGAGTGTCTCAAGGCTCTGAACACCTGTGTGTCCCACATCTGTGCTGTCCTGGTGTTCTTCATCCCCATGATCGGACTCTCCATGATCCATCGCTTTGGAAAGAATGTTCCTCCTCTTGTGAACACTTTGGTGGCCTACACATACCTCATCATCCCCCCTGCCCTCAACCCTGTTATCTACAGCATCAAATCCAGCCACATCCGGGGGGCTCTGCTCAGGGCCCTGTGGAGGAAGGGTGGGGCTGACTGGTAG
- the LOC139677617 gene encoding olfactory receptor 52R1-like isoform X1: MSLNSTAFSHPPCFLLAGIPGLEEEQFWIAFPFCIMYGIALLGNLTLLLVIRAEPTLHEPMFLFVAMLAFTDLVISTSTLPKMLGIFWLDWREIGFASCLTQMFFIHTFATVESGVLVAMAVDRYVAICCPLWHSSILSGRVVGALGSLVLGRGVLLVAPTCLLLHRRHFCQPLILDSYCEHMALVKLVCGDTRVNVIYALFVTFVVGGMDLVLISVSYTLILREVSRLPSQEARTKTFSTCISHLCVLLAFYTPLLFTIFTFPFGQDIPQHVHILVANLYLLVPPTLNPIVYGVRTKKLWDRVVILFQHKGT; encoded by the coding sequence ATGTCTCTCAACTCTACTGCCTTCTCCCATCCTCCCTGTTTCCTCCTTGCTGGCATCCCTGGGCTGGAAGAGGAGCAGTTCTGGATTGCCTTCCCGTTCTGCATCATGTATGGCATCGCCCTGCTGGGGAACCTCACCCTGCTgctggtcatcagggcagagccCACCCTGCACGAGCCCATGTTCCTCTTCGTGGCCATGCTGGCCTTCACTGACCTGGTCATATCGACCTCCACACTGCCCAAAATGCTTGGCATCTTCTGGCTGGACTGGCGGGAGATTGGCTTTGCCTCTTGCCTCACTCAGATGTTCTTCATCCACACCTTTGCCACGGTGGAGTCCGGGGTGCTCGTGGCCATGGCCGTGGAtcgctacgttgccatctgctgCCCGCTCTGGCACTCCAGCATCCTCTCGGGGCGCGTGGTGggggctctgggcagcctggtgctgggcaggggggtCCTGCTGGTGGCCCCCACGTGTCTCCTCCTGCACAGGAGGCACTTCTGCCAGCCCCTCATCCTCGACTCCTACTGCGAGCACATGGCCCTGGTGAAGCTGGTCTGTGGGGACACCAGGGTCAATGTCATCTATGCCCTCTTTGTGACTTTCGTGGTGGGAGGGATGGACCTGGTGCTGATCTCGGTGTCCTACACCCTGATCCTGCGGGAGGTGTCGAGGCTGCCGTCCCAGGAGGCCCGAACCAAAACCTTCAGCACCTGCATTTCCCATCTCTGTGTCCTCCTGGCCTTTTACACCCCTCTCCTCTTCACAATCTTCACCTTCCCCTTTGGGCAGGACATCCCCCAGCACGTCCACATCTTGGTGGCCAACCTCTACCTGCTGGTGCCACCCACACTGAACCCCATTGTTTATGGGGTCAGGACCAAGAAGCTCTGGGACAGGGTGGTCATTCTCTTCCAGCACAAGGGAACCTGA